A DNA window from Camelina sativa cultivar DH55 chromosome 13, Cs, whole genome shotgun sequence contains the following coding sequences:
- the LOC104735071 gene encoding uncharacterized protein At4g04775-like, translated as MSTVSGGSSGSSNVRQRGFVVGVPKRCWCGEHIVAKNSKSEPNPSRRYFRCREAAAKKLVNDNHIFKWVDEALLDEVATLGVQFERVKEEMKERTIETLQEQKLKFEKMQMEFEKELCERVEEVLLEAKAELQCRMNKSIIVCVFGFMILFALFKLV; from the exons ATGAGTACCGTTTCTGGAGGTTCGAGTGGTTCATCAAATGTTCGACAAAGAGGATTCGTCGTTGGCGTGCCTAAGAGATGCTGGTGTGGGGAACACATCGTGGCAAAGAATTCCAAATCCGAGCCTAATCCTTCTCGGAGATACTTTCGATGTCGAGAAGCAGCAGCAAAGAAG CTTGTGAACGATAACCACATCTTTAAGTGGGTCGATGAGGCATTGTTGGACGAGGTAGCAACATTGGGTGTTCAATttgagagagtaaaagaagagatgaaagagcgTACAATAGAGACATTGCAAGAACAGAAGCTGAAATttgagaagatgcaaatggagtTCGAAAAAGAGCTTTGTGAGAGGGTTGAAGAAGTTTTGTTGGAAGCAAAAGCTGAATTGCAATGTAGGATGAATAAGAGTATAATTGTATGTGTTTTCGGTTTTATGatcttgtttgctctgtttaagCTTGTATGA
- the LOC104735072 gene encoding uncharacterized protein LOC104735072 — translation MEWQKWYLDAVLVPCALLMMFCYHIYLWYKVRTDPFCTIVGTNSRARRSWVAAIMKDNEKKNILAVQTLRNTIMGATLMATTCILLCAGLAAVLSSTYSIKKPLNDAVYGAHGDFTVALKYVTILTIFLFAFFSHSLSIRFINQVNILINSPQEPFSDDFSGIGSFVTPEYVSELLEKAFLLNTVGNRLFYMGLPLMLWIFGPVLVFLSSALIIPVLYNLDFVFLLSNKEKGKVDCNGGCDDNFSP, via the exons ATGGAGTGGCAGAAATGGTACTTAGATGCTGTTCTTGTGCCATGTGCTCTACTTATGATGTTTTGTTACCACATCTACTTGTGGTATAAGGTTCGAACCGATCCATTCTGCACAATTGTAGGGACTAATTCGCGTGCACGTCGATCTTGGGTAGCCGCCATCATGAAG GACAACGAGAAAAAGAACATCTTAGCGGTACAAACGTTACGAAACACGATAATGGGAGCGACGCTAATGGCAACTACTTGCATCCTCCTCTGCGCAGGCCTCGCTGCCGTTTTAAGCAGTACTTATAGCATCAAGAAGCCATTAAACGACGCCGTATATGGCGCTCATGGTGACTTTACAGTTGCACTCAAATACGTAACCATCCTCACAATCTTCCTATTCGCcttcttctctcattctctctctatTCGCTTCATTAACCAAGTCAACATCCTCATTAACTCTCCTCAAGAACCCTTCTCCGATGATTTCAGCGGAATCGGAAGCTTCGTGACACCCGAATATGTCTCTGAGCTACTCGAGAAAGCTTTCTTGCTCAACACGGTGGGTAATAGGCTCTTCTACATGGGCTTGCCTTTGATGCTATGGATCTTTGGGCCTGTGCTTGTGTTCTTGAGCTCTGCGTtgatcattcctgttctttataACCTCGACTTCGTATTTTTGTTGAGCAATAAGGAGAAGGGTAAAGTGGATTGCAATGGAGGTTGTGATGATAACTTCTCTCCTTAA